One part of the Salinivirga cyanobacteriivorans genome encodes these proteins:
- a CDS encoding valine--tRNA ligase: MKEIPTKYNPLKTEDKWYSYWLEHGFFHSEPDDRDPYTVVIPPPNVTGVLHMGHMLNNTIQDVLVRRARMKGKNVCWVPGTDHASIATEAKVVNKLRDEGIDKHSLSRDEFLEHAWEWKEKHGGIILDQLKKLGASCDWNRTSFTMDEEYSDSVLQVFVDLYKKGKIYRGVRMVNWDPKAKTAVSDEEVIYKEEQSKLYYLKYFVEGIENEYLTIATTRPETILGDTAVCVNPNDERFRKFVGKKVIVPLVNRPVEVIEDEYVDMEFGTGALKITPAHDINDYEIGQRHNLKSIDIFNDDGTLNEAAEVLVGTDRFEARKQIIPMLEAQGNMLKIEDYTNKVGYSERTDAVIEPRLSMQWFMRMKEISKPALDAVMNDEVQFHPAKFKNTYRHWMENIQDWCISRQLWWGHRIPAWYLPNSNDFVVAQTEEEALKLAREKTGDTSLTLDQLCQDEDVLDTWFSSWLWPISVFNGLTQPDNKDIQYYYPTNDLVTAPEIMFFWVARMIIAGYEYLGKKPFENVYFTGIVRDQHRRKMSKSLGNSPDPIELMEKYGADGVRVGMLLCSPAGGDLLFDESLPEQGRNFANKIWNAFRLVKTWEVDESLDQPEASKMATAWLDAKLNETSKKLDKQFEQFRLSEALMTVYKLFWDEFSSWFLEIIKPAYQQPIDGKTMSETIVLFDRLLHILHPFMPFITEEIWHYLEERNAGESLMITPARKAGTYDSKDMDQFEQAKEVVAGVRKVRKEKNIAMKEGLDLFVNKGDDAWPEHYESVICKLANVNKLEHATAKVEDATSFLVRTHECFIPVGDMIDKEAELEKLNKELEYNKGFLNSVMKKLSNERFVNNAPKKVVDAERKKKDDAEQKIKTLEEQIANLS, encoded by the coding sequence ATGAAGGAGATACCCACAAAGTACAATCCCCTCAAAACAGAAGATAAATGGTACAGTTACTGGCTCGAACATGGTTTTTTTCATTCAGAGCCTGATGATCGTGATCCATATACGGTAGTTATACCGCCGCCCAATGTAACAGGCGTTCTCCATATGGGACATATGCTAAACAATACAATTCAGGATGTATTGGTTCGCCGTGCCCGCATGAAAGGTAAGAATGTTTGTTGGGTACCGGGTACCGATCATGCATCAATTGCAACTGAGGCCAAAGTAGTAAACAAGCTCAGGGATGAGGGTATCGATAAACATAGTCTGTCTCGTGATGAGTTCCTTGAACACGCCTGGGAGTGGAAAGAGAAACATGGCGGAATAATATTGGACCAATTAAAAAAATTGGGTGCTTCATGCGATTGGAACCGTACCTCGTTTACTATGGACGAAGAGTATTCTGACAGCGTGTTGCAGGTTTTTGTTGATTTGTATAAGAAAGGCAAGATCTACCGTGGTGTGCGCATGGTCAACTGGGATCCCAAAGCTAAAACCGCTGTGAGTGATGAAGAGGTAATTTATAAAGAAGAACAGTCGAAGTTATATTACCTTAAATATTTTGTAGAAGGTATCGAAAACGAATATCTGACTATTGCAACAACGCGTCCGGAGACAATTCTGGGTGATACAGCCGTATGTGTAAATCCAAATGATGAGCGGTTTCGGAAGTTTGTGGGGAAAAAAGTAATTGTACCCCTTGTAAACAGGCCGGTTGAAGTTATTGAAGATGAGTATGTGGATATGGAGTTTGGTACAGGAGCCCTTAAAATTACCCCGGCACACGATATTAATGACTATGAAATCGGACAACGCCATAATCTGAAGTCAATTGATATTTTTAACGATGACGGTACACTTAATGAAGCTGCAGAAGTGTTGGTAGGGACCGACCGTTTTGAGGCCCGTAAGCAAATTATTCCCATGCTTGAAGCACAGGGAAACATGCTTAAGATTGAAGATTACACCAACAAAGTGGGTTATTCTGAAAGAACCGATGCTGTTATAGAACCAAGGCTCTCAATGCAATGGTTCATGCGTATGAAGGAAATATCTAAGCCGGCATTAGATGCTGTAATGAATGATGAGGTTCAGTTTCATCCCGCTAAATTTAAAAATACATACCGACACTGGATGGAGAATATTCAGGATTGGTGTATTTCCCGCCAGCTATGGTGGGGGCATCGCATACCCGCCTGGTATTTACCCAATAGCAACGATTTTGTGGTGGCCCAAACAGAAGAAGAGGCTCTGAAGCTGGCAAGGGAAAAAACAGGCGACACAAGTTTAACACTTGACCAGTTGTGCCAGGATGAGGATGTGCTCGATACATGGTTCTCTTCATGGTTGTGGCCCATCTCTGTATTTAATGGACTGACACAGCCTGATAATAAGGATATTCAGTACTATTATCCTACCAATGATTTGGTAACAGCGCCTGAAATTATGTTTTTCTGGGTAGCACGTATGATTATTGCCGGATATGAATACTTAGGTAAAAAACCTTTCGAAAATGTTTATTTCACAGGTATCGTGCGCGACCAACATCGTCGCAAAATGAGCAAGTCACTGGGCAATTCGCCAGATCCGATTGAGCTAATGGAGAAATATGGCGCCGATGGTGTACGTGTTGGTATGCTTTTATGCTCTCCTGCAGGCGGCGATCTGCTTTTCGATGAATCGCTTCCTGAGCAGGGCCGTAATTTTGCCAATAAAATCTGGAATGCGTTCCGGCTCGTTAAAACCTGGGAGGTAGACGAAAGTTTAGATCAGCCAGAAGCGTCAAAAATGGCTACCGCATGGCTCGATGCTAAACTAAACGAGACCTCAAAGAAACTTGATAAACAGTTTGAACAATTCCGGTTAAGTGAAGCTCTAATGACAGTTTATAAGCTTTTCTGGGATGAATTCTCTTCATGGTTTCTCGAAATTATTAAACCGGCTTATCAACAGCCCATCGACGGAAAAACAATGTCTGAAACTATTGTACTTTTCGATCGGCTGTTGCACATACTCCACCCGTTCATGCCATTTATAACCGAAGAAATATGGCATTACCTCGAAGAGCGCAATGCGGGCGAGTCGCTGATGATTACACCTGCGCGTAAGGCTGGTACATATGATTCTAAAGATATGGACCAGTTTGAACAGGCTAAAGAAGTGGTAGCCGGAGTGAGAAAGGTGCGGAAAGAGAAAAATATTGCCATGAAAGAAGGGCTGGATTTGTTTGTGAATAAGGGAGATGATGCATGGCCTGAGCATTATGAAAGTGTAATTTGCAAATTGGCTAATGTGAATAAACTGGAGCATGCAACAGCGAAAGTTGAAGATGCTACCTCATTTTTGGTTCGCACACATGAGTGTTTTATTCCGGTAGGCGATATGATTGATAAAGAGGCCGAATTGGAAAAGTTAAATAAAGAACTGGAATATAATAAAGGCTTTTTGAATTCTGTTATGAAAAAGCTCAGTAATGAGCGATTTGTAAACAATGCACCAAAGAAGGTTGTAGATGCGGAACGTAAGAAAAAAGACGATGCTGAGCAAAAAATCAAAACGCTTGAAGAGCAAATTGCTAATCTGAGTTAA
- a CDS encoding pyridoxal phosphate-dependent aminotransferase, with the protein MPQISDRGKSMPASPIRKLVPYSEQAKRDGKKVYHLNIGQPDIPTPEVALEAIRNFDEKVIAYSHSAGNESYRKKLAGYYKSVGIDVDYTDLLITTGGSEALTFAFNSVMNPGDELIIPQPFYANYNAFANIVGVKIKPINATIKDGFALPPIEEFEKAITPKTKAILICNPNNPTGYLYSQEEIEQLGELAKKHDLYIFSDEVYREFCYDGHDHFSVMNLKGLEDNTILVDSVSKRYSACGVRIGAFVTKNKEVLATALKFAQSRLSPPSLGQVIGEASIDTPKEYFEEVYNEYIERRNYMVEALNKMEGVTCPMPKGAFYTITELPVDDTDKFCQWMLSDFSHKNQTVMMAPGSGFYEDAELGKQHVRIAYVLNKEDLTNAMEALEEGLKQYPGRTI; encoded by the coding sequence ATGCCACAAATATCAGATAGAGGCAAGAGCATGCCCGCCTCTCCAATTCGCAAACTTGTTCCTTATTCTGAACAAGCCAAGAGAGATGGCAAAAAGGTGTATCACCTCAACATTGGCCAGCCAGACATTCCAACTCCTGAGGTTGCGCTTGAGGCCATCAGGAATTTTGACGAGAAGGTTATCGCCTATAGTCATTCTGCAGGAAATGAAAGTTACCGGAAAAAACTGGCGGGTTATTACAAAAGCGTAGGTATTGACGTTGATTATACCGACCTGCTAATTACAACGGGTGGATCGGAAGCACTAACATTTGCTTTTAATTCAGTCATGAATCCCGGAGACGAACTCATTATTCCACAACCTTTTTACGCAAACTATAATGCATTTGCAAATATTGTTGGTGTAAAAATAAAGCCGATTAATGCTACCATTAAAGATGGATTTGCATTACCTCCAATAGAAGAATTCGAAAAAGCCATTACGCCCAAAACCAAGGCAATTCTGATCTGCAACCCAAATAACCCCACAGGATATCTGTATTCGCAGGAAGAAATTGAGCAGCTCGGTGAATTGGCAAAAAAACACGACCTCTATATTTTCTCTGACGAAGTATATCGTGAATTTTGCTATGATGGACACGACCACTTCTCGGTAATGAACCTGAAAGGACTTGAAGACAACACTATTTTAGTTGACTCGGTTTCGAAACGCTATAGCGCATGTGGTGTTAGAATCGGTGCCTTTGTGACAAAAAATAAGGAAGTTTTGGCAACGGCATTAAAATTTGCACAATCACGTTTAAGCCCCCCATCACTTGGACAGGTAATAGGCGAAGCTTCTATCGATACGCCAAAAGAATATTTTGAAGAGGTTTACAACGAATACATTGAACGTCGTAATTATATGGTAGAAGCGTTAAATAAAATGGAGGGTGTAACATGCCCAATGCCTAAGGGCGCATTTTATACAATCACAGAACTACCCGTTGACGATACTGATAAGTTCTGTCAGTGGATGTTGTCAGACTTTTCACATAAAAACCAAACCGTAATGATGGCCCCCGGATCAGGCTTTTATGAAGATGCCGAGTTAGGCAAGCAACATGTGCGAATTGCATATGTACTCAACAAAGAAGATCTGACAAACGCCATGGAAGCCCTTGAAGAAGGGTTAAAACAGTATCCTGGCAGAACAATTTAA
- a CDS encoding exo-beta-N-acetylmuramidase NamZ domain-containing protein — translation MYKNSLIVGIGLFFSSVFTLSAQEIVPAAHRVQEYIHLLQNKSIGVVANHTSLIEDTHIVDSLINMNVDIKYIFSPEHGFRGNKDAGKLILNSIDSITGLPVISLYGKQKKPADHYFEHVDLMLFDLQDVGVRFYTYISTLHYVMEACAENDTPLILLDRPNPNGYYIDGPVLDTAYRSFVGLHPIPVVYGLTIGELAFMINGEGWINEKCDLKVIECDEYTHSDLYDLPVPPSPNLPNMQAVYLYPSLAFFEGTVMSVGRGTHFPFQVYGHPKYNEKDFYFVPLPTKGASNPKYNGQKCYGHNLNDLIQLGRETSGIKPEYLKDAYLKTKTDTFFNSFFKLLAGTTKLQQQIEAGVSAEQIKSSWHQGLNDFNELRKKYLLYEDFERQGLKDE, via the coding sequence ATGTACAAAAATAGTTTAATCGTTGGGATTGGCCTTTTTTTTAGCTCGGTTTTTACTCTGTCTGCGCAGGAAATCGTGCCTGCGGCCCATCGTGTGCAAGAATATATTCATTTGTTGCAAAACAAATCAATAGGTGTTGTCGCTAATCATACCAGTTTAATTGAGGATACCCATATTGTGGATTCCTTAATAAATATGAATGTAGATATTAAATACATTTTTTCACCGGAACATGGATTTAGGGGGAATAAAGATGCCGGGAAACTTATTTTAAATTCTATTGATAGCATTACGGGACTGCCTGTGATATCATTATACGGAAAACAAAAAAAGCCTGCAGACCATTATTTTGAGCATGTTGATCTTATGCTATTTGACCTGCAGGATGTTGGTGTTCGGTTTTACACCTATATATCAACACTACATTACGTAATGGAGGCATGCGCTGAAAATGACACCCCTTTGATATTACTTGACCGTCCGAATCCTAATGGATATTACATCGATGGTCCGGTGCTCGATACTGCCTACAGATCTTTTGTTGGTCTTCATCCTATTCCTGTGGTATACGGATTAACAATTGGTGAGCTTGCTTTTATGATAAACGGGGAAGGATGGATAAATGAAAAATGTGACCTTAAAGTTATTGAGTGTGATGAGTACACACACAGTGACCTTTATGATTTGCCAGTTCCACCTTCACCCAACCTTCCGAATATGCAGGCCGTGTACCTCTATCCCTCACTTGCATTTTTTGAGGGAACAGTGATGAGTGTGGGGCGTGGAACGCATTTTCCGTTTCAGGTTTATGGACACCCGAAATACAACGAAAAAGACTTTTATTTTGTCCCTCTGCCAACAAAAGGGGCCAGTAATCCCAAGTATAACGGGCAGAAGTGTTATGGGCATAATTTAAATGATCTGATACAATTGGGCCGGGAGACCTCTGGTATAAAACCCGAATACCTGAAAGATGCTTATCTTAAAACAAAAACCGATACGTTTTTTAATAGCTTTTTTAAACTTTTAGCCGGCACCACAAAATTGCAGCAACAGATTGAAGCCGGAGTGAGCGCAGAGCAGATCAAAAGCAGCTGGCACCAGGGATTAAATGACTTTAATGAGCTGAGAAAGAAATACCTGCTTTACGAAGATTTTGAACGTCAGGGACTAAAAGATGAATAG